The nucleotide window CAAAAACAAAAAGTAAATTCTTTTCATCTTCTGAATATTTATGAATTTTCTCTACAGAATCGAAACCAACAAAACCTATAAGTTCATTATTTTTTATTTTAGGAATAGCTATTAAACTCTTTATACCTTGTGGTTCAAGAATGGCTTTTAAACCAAACTCACCATCGTCAGTTAATAAGCTTACATCTTCTACATAAAAAGCTTCTCCTTTAGTATGTGCATCTAACCATTGTTGTATATAATTTATTGGAATATTTTGTAAGTTCTCTATTTCTGGTTCAATACCATCTTTACACCATTCAAAAGTATTTGAAGTAGTTTTATTTTTTAAGTCATAAGAGAATACATAACTTCTATCTGCACCTACAAAATTTCCAATTTGTTCTAATGAACTCTCAATTAAAGAAGTAACATTACTTAAATCTGCATTTATATATTTTGTAGAAATACTAATTAGTAATTTCTGAAATCTTAATTGGTAATCTATTATATTATCTTTTTCTACTTGAAAATCTTCTTTTTGAGCCATTAAAAATGTTCTAATTGTTAATTCTATTAAATTAAAATGAGATTAATTCAATTAATTTTAGAAAAAATGTAGTTATAAAAACTGCTTTATCTAATCTTTTAAATTGATTACTCTAAATTATAAAAAATTGAGAAATCTTATATTTTATATGAGAAATCTTATGTTAAAATTTAAAAGGATGAAAAAGTAATATAAACTTATTTGTACTCAAAAGTACCAAACTCGCTTGTAATCGTTAATTTTTTGGTTGATGACGCTTCTACTCTACCCACAATTTTTGCATCAACATTAAAAGACTTAGAAATTTTAATAATGTCTTCTGCAATTTCTGGTTTTACGTAAACTTCCATTCTATGACCACAATTAAATACCTGATACATTTCTTTCCAATCTGTTTTAGACTGTTCTTGTATCAATTTAAATAATGGTGGAATTGCAAACATGTTGTCTTTTACAATATGTAAATTATCTACAAAATGTAAAATTTTTGTTTGTGCACCTCCAGAACAATGAATCATTCCATGTACTTCTTTGGAGGTAAAATTATTTAAGATTTCTTTAATGATTGGTGCATACGTTCTTGTTGGTGATAAAACCAATTTACCAGCATCAATAGGTGAATTCTCAACTTCGTCTGTTAATTTTGTATTTCCTGAATACACTAAATCAGAAGGAACAGCTGCATCAAAACTTTCTGGATATTTGTCTGCCAAATACTTATGAAAAACATCATGTCTTGCAGAAGTTAAACCATTAGAACCCATACCTCCATTATATTCTGTTTCGTAAGTTGCTTGTCCAAAAGATTCTAAACCAACAATTACATCACCAGCTTCTATATTTGCATTATCTATAACATCTGCACGTTTCATTCTTGCAGTTACTGTAGAATCTACAATTATGGTACGCACTAAATCACCTACATCTGCAGTTTCTCCACCTGTTGAATGAATAGTAACTCCGAATTTTTTTAAATCTTCAATTAACTCTTCTGTTCCATTTATAATTGCTGATAATACTTCTCCAGGAATTTTACTTTTATTTCTACCAATGGTAGATGATAACATAATATTATCTGTAGCACCTACACAAAGTAAATCATCAATATTCATAATTAAGGCATCTTGAGCAATGCCTTTCCAAACAGAAATGTCTCCAGTTTCTTTCCAATACATATAAGCCAAAGATGATTTTGTACCTGCACCATCTGCATGCATTATTAAACAATAATCATCATCATTTGTTAAATAATCTGGCACTATTTTACAAAACGCTTTTGGAAACAAACCTTTGTCTATATTCTTTATAGCATTGTGTACATCTTCTTTAGAGGCAGATACTCCTCTTTGTGCGTAACGTTTTGAAACTTCTTGACTCATATTATAATATTATGCTGCAAATTTAGTGTTTTACAAAAAAAATCCCACTTAAAAGTGGGATCATTTCTATTATCTTGTAAACAATAATTCTCTATATTTTGTTAATGGCCAAAGATTATCATCTACCATGGTTTCTAACTTATCACAATGCAATCTAATTTGTGCAAAATATGGTTTTACTTTTTTGCTATAGGCTTGTGCAGATTTTAAGCCTTTTAAGCCTTTTGCATTTCTTCGCTCTTCTATCATTTTAAGCGTTAATGCATTAATTTCTGTAATATGATTAGAAATAATCATAATCAACTCAATTTGTTCTTTAGCTATTTTTTTAAATTCATCACCAAAAATTTCTTTCAAGTTTTTAGTATTTTCTAACAACGTATTTTGATAAATGATTGCAGTTGGCACTACATGATTTCTTGCAATATCTCCTAAAACTCTGCTTTCTATTTGCAGTCTTTTGGTATACTGTTCAATATCTATTTCATACCTAGCCTCTAACTCCACTTTATTCAACACCTCCATTTCTTCAAATAAAGCAACCGTTTTTTTAGCTGTTTTTACTTGTAGTGCTTCTGGCGTAGTTTTGTTATTACTTAAGCCTCGTTTTTTAGCTTCTTTCTCCCAAGCATCTCCATAACCATCTCCTTCAAAACGAATATTTTTAGAGTCTTTAATATATTCTCTTAATATATTAAAAATGGCCTCATCTTTTTTAAGATTTTTATCATCTATTAAAGCATCTACTTCAATTTTAAATTCTTTTAATTGTTTTGCAACTATAGTGTTTAAAACTGTCATTGGTATTGCTGAGTTTGCAGAAGAACCTACTGCTCTAAACTCGAATTTATTTCCTGTAAATGCAAATGCAGAAGTTCTATTTCTATCTGTATTATCTAATAGAATTTCTGGAATCTTACCTATAATATTTAATTTTAAATCGGTTTTTTCTTCAGGTGATAATTTCCCTTTAGTAACATTTTCTAATTCGTTTAATACATTAGACAATTGGCTACCTATAAATACTGATATAATTGCAGGTGGTGCTTCATTAGCTCCTAACCTATGATCATTACTTGCAGATGCTATAGATGCTCTTAACAACTCCTCATTCTCATAAACCGCTTTTATGGTGTTTATAAAAAAGGTTAAGAACTGTAAGTTTTTCATTGGTGTTTTTCCTGGACTCAACAAGTTGGTGCCATCAGGAGTAGACAATGACCAATTGTTGTGCTTACCTGAACCATTAATTTCTGCAAACGGTTTTTCATGAAATAATACTTTAAAATGATGAC belongs to Polaribacter dokdonensis and includes:
- a CDS encoding AIR synthase related protein, which codes for MSQEVSKRYAQRGVSASKEDVHNAIKNIDKGLFPKAFCKIVPDYLTNDDDYCLIMHADGAGTKSSLAYMYWKETGDISVWKGIAQDALIMNIDDLLCVGATDNIMLSSTIGRNKSKIPGEVLSAIINGTEELIEDLKKFGVTIHSTGGETADVGDLVRTIIVDSTVTARMKRADVIDNANIEAGDVIVGLESFGQATYETEYNGGMGSNGLTSARHDVFHKYLADKYPESFDAAVPSDLVYSGNTKLTDEVENSPIDAGKLVLSPTRTYAPIIKEILNNFTSKEVHGMIHCSGGAQTKILHFVDNLHIVKDNMFAIPPLFKLIQEQSKTDWKEMYQVFNCGHRMEVYVKPEIAEDIIKISKSFNVDAKIVGRVEASSTKKLTITSEFGTFEYK
- a CDS encoding glutamine synthetase III family protein, giving the protein MSTIRFAALQETLNRKPVSITEKERRSVLFGQNVFNKHAMQQYLTRAAYDSVINAIEKGTRIDRKIADQVAVSMKDWAISKGATHYTHWFQPLTGATAEKHDAFFESINGGLAMEKFDGKQLVQQEPDASSFPNGGIRNTFEARGYTAWDPTSPAFIYETTLCIPTIFVSYTGEALDNKTPLLRALQAIDTHATAVCKYFDKNASKVNATLGWEQEYFLIDDALANSRPDLILTGRTLLGHIPAKGQQLDDHYFGTIPARAMSFMQDLEQECMLLGIPVKTRHNEVAPNQFELAPIFEEANLAVDHNSLLMDVMEKVSKRHHFKVLFHEKPFAEINGSGKHNNWSLSTPDGTNLLSPGKTPMKNLQFLTFFINTIKAVYENEELLRASIASASNDHRLGANEAPPAIISVFIGSQLSNVLNELENVTKGKLSPEEKTDLKLNIIGKIPEILLDNTDRNRTSAFAFTGNKFEFRAVGSSANSAIPMTVLNTIVAKQLKEFKIEVDALIDDKNLKKDEAIFNILREYIKDSKNIRFEGDGYGDAWEKEAKKRGLSNNKTTPEALQVKTAKKTVALFEEMEVLNKVELEARYEIDIEQYTKRLQIESRVLGDIARNHVVPTAIIYQNTLLENTKNLKEIFGDEFKKIAKEQIELIMIISNHITEINALTLKMIEERRNAKGLKGLKSAQAYSKKVKPYFAQIRLHCDKLETMVDDNLWPLTKYRELLFTR